One window from the genome of Streptomyces sp. NBC_01476 encodes:
- the kdpC gene encoding potassium-transporting ATPase subunit KdpC, which translates to MNNLPTAVRRHLSALRMLILMTIVCGLIYPLAVTGVAQAAFSDKADGSLIKQNGRVVGSSEIGQNFNLPKKDPDNADEAARPDPKFFQPRPSAGSYDPLASGASNLGPNDPDLVKTIQQRRHDVAAFDGVDPATVPPDALTASGSGLDPDISPAYAYEQVNRVAAARGLSADAVHRLVAAHVDGRSLGFLGESHVNVLELNKDLSKLS; encoded by the coding sequence ATGAACAACCTCCCCACCGCGGTCCGCCGGCACCTGTCGGCGCTGCGCATGCTGATCCTGATGACGATCGTCTGCGGGCTGATCTACCCGCTGGCCGTCACCGGGGTGGCCCAGGCCGCCTTCAGTGACAAGGCCGACGGGTCGCTGATCAAGCAGAACGGCCGGGTCGTCGGATCCAGCGAAATCGGCCAGAACTTCAACCTGCCGAAGAAGGACCCGGACAACGCCGACGAGGCCGCCCGGCCGGACCCGAAGTTCTTCCAGCCGCGACCGTCCGCCGGGTCGTACGACCCGCTGGCCTCCGGTGCCTCCAACCTCGGGCCCAACGACCCGGATCTGGTCAAGACGATCCAGCAGCGCCGGCACGACGTCGCCGCCTTCGACGGGGTGGACCCCGCCACGGTGCCGCCGGACGCGCTCACCGCCTCCGGATCCGGCCTGGACCCGGACATCTCCCCGGCCTACGCCTACGAGCAGGTCAACCGGGTCGCGGCGGCCCGCGGCCTGTCCGCGGACGCGGTGCACCGACTGGTCGCCGCGCATGTGGACGGCCGCAGCCTCGGCTTCCTCGGCGAGAGCCACGTCAATGTCCTGGAGCTGAACAAGGATCTGTCGAAGCTCTCCTGA
- the kdpB gene encoding potassium-transporting ATPase subunit KdpB: MSLTTDRPPVPAGGGTASQGPHRVSGGLLDPKMVLRSFPDAVRKLDPRVMAKNPVMFVVEAGAVLTTVFAIKDPSVFAWVITVWLWLTVVFANLAEAVAEGRGKAQAETLRRTKTETVARRLVDWRPGAAHPREESAPAAELRLGDHVVVEAGQTVPGDGDVVEGIASVDESAITGESAPVIRESGGDRSAVTGGTRVLSDRIVVRITSRPGETFIDRMIALVEGASRQKTPNEIALNILLASLTIVFLLAVVTLQPMAIYAGAEQSIVVLVSLVVALIPTTIGALLSAIGIAGMDRLVQRNVLAMSGRAVEAAGDVNTLLLDKTGTITLGNRQAAEFLPVGEVPVGELADAAQLSSLSDETPEGRSIVVLAKERYGLRGRAEGELGSASFVPFTAQTRMSGVDLVEDGDQRLLRKGAATSVMHWIRENGGHPTDEVGPMVDGIASSGGTPLVVGEVVVRDGRTSATVLGVINLKDVVKEGMRERFDELRRMGIRTVMITGDNPMTAKAIADEAGVDDFLAEATPEDKMALIKREQAGGKLVAMTGDGTNDAPALAQADVGVAMNTGTSAAKEAGNMVDLDSNPTKLIEIVEIGKQLLITRGALTTFSIANDIAKYFAIIPAMFTVAYPGLDTLNIMKLHSPTSAIASAIIFNALIIVVLIPLALRGVRYRPSSAAKLLNRNIWVYGIGGLVLPFAGIKIIDLIVQFIPGLS, encoded by the coding sequence ATGTCCCTGACCACTGACCGGCCCCCGGTCCCGGCCGGCGGCGGTACCGCCTCACAGGGCCCGCACCGGGTCTCCGGCGGGCTGCTCGATCCGAAGATGGTGCTGCGGTCCTTCCCGGACGCGGTGCGGAAGCTCGACCCGCGGGTGATGGCCAAGAACCCGGTGATGTTCGTCGTCGAGGCCGGGGCCGTCCTGACCACGGTGTTCGCGATCAAGGACCCGAGCGTCTTCGCCTGGGTGATCACCGTCTGGCTCTGGCTCACCGTGGTCTTCGCCAATTTGGCGGAGGCCGTCGCCGAGGGCCGCGGCAAGGCGCAGGCCGAGACCCTGCGCCGTACCAAGACCGAGACCGTCGCCCGCCGGCTGGTCGACTGGCGGCCCGGCGCGGCCCACCCGCGCGAGGAGTCGGCGCCCGCCGCCGAACTGCGGCTCGGCGACCACGTGGTGGTCGAGGCCGGGCAGACCGTGCCCGGTGACGGCGATGTCGTCGAAGGCATCGCCTCGGTGGACGAGTCGGCGATCACCGGCGAGTCCGCGCCGGTGATCCGCGAGTCCGGCGGCGACCGCAGCGCGGTCACCGGCGGCACCCGGGTGCTCTCCGACCGGATCGTGGTGCGGATCACCTCCAGGCCCGGCGAGACCTTCATCGACCGGATGATCGCCCTGGTCGAGGGCGCCTCCCGGCAGAAGACCCCCAACGAGATCGCGCTGAACATCCTGCTCGCCTCGCTGACCATCGTCTTCCTGCTGGCCGTCGTCACCCTCCAGCCGATGGCGATCTACGCGGGCGCCGAGCAGTCCATCGTGGTCCTGGTGTCCCTGGTGGTCGCGCTGATCCCGACCACCATCGGCGCGCTGCTCTCCGCGATCGGCATCGCCGGTATGGACCGGCTGGTGCAGCGGAACGTCCTCGCCATGTCCGGCCGGGCCGTCGAGGCGGCCGGCGACGTCAACACCCTGCTGCTGGACAAGACCGGCACCATCACCCTCGGCAACCGGCAGGCCGCCGAGTTCCTCCCGGTCGGCGAGGTCCCGGTCGGCGAACTGGCCGACGCCGCGCAGTTGTCGTCGCTGTCCGACGAGACCCCCGAGGGCCGGTCCATCGTGGTGCTCGCCAAGGAGCGGTACGGCCTGCGCGGTCGCGCCGAGGGCGAACTCGGCAGCGCCTCGTTCGTGCCCTTCACCGCGCAGACCCGGATGAGCGGCGTCGACCTCGTCGAGGACGGCGACCAGCGCCTCCTGCGCAAGGGCGCCGCCACCTCGGTGATGCACTGGATCCGGGAGAACGGCGGTCACCCGACCGACGAGGTCGGCCCGATGGTCGACGGCATCGCCTCCAGTGGCGGCACACCGCTGGTGGTCGGGGAGGTCGTCGTCCGTGACGGCCGGACCAGCGCCACCGTGCTCGGCGTGATCAACCTCAAGGACGTGGTCAAGGAGGGGATGCGGGAGCGGTTCGACGAACTGCGCCGGATGGGTATCCGCACGGTGATGATCACCGGTGACAACCCGATGACCGCCAAGGCGATCGCGGACGAGGCGGGGGTGGACGACTTCCTCGCCGAGGCCACGCCCGAGGACAAGATGGCGCTCATCAAGCGCGAGCAGGCCGGCGGCAAGCTGGTCGCGATGACCGGTGACGGTACCAACGACGCCCCGGCGCTGGCCCAGGCGGACGTGGGCGTGGCCATGAACACCGGCACCTCGGCCGCCAAGGAGGCCGGGAACATGGTGGACCTGGACTCCAACCCCACCAAGCTGATCGAGATCGTGGAGATCGGCAAGCAACTCCTCATCACTCGGGGCGCGCTCACCACCTTCTCGATCGCCAACGACATCGCGAAGTACTTCGCGATCATCCCCGCGATGTTCACCGTGGCCTACCCGGGCCTGGACACGCTCAACATCATGAAGCTGCACAGCCCGACGTCGGCGATCGCCTCCGCGATCATCTTCAACGCGCTGATCATCGTGGTGCTGATCCCGCTGGCCCTGCGCGGTGTGCGCTACCGGCCGTCCTCGGCGGCGAAACTGCTCAACCGCAACATCTGGGTGTACGGCATCGGCGGCCTGGTGCTGCCGTTCGCCGGCATCAAGATCATCGACCTGATCGTCCAGTTCATCCCCGGACTGAGCTGA
- the kdpA gene encoding potassium-transporting ATPase subunit KdpA, with protein MNDTLAGWLQILALLGALALSYRPLGDYMARILTTARHLAVERGIYKLAGVDGDADQRWPVYLRSVLAFSVVSVLFLYGFQRLQNHLLLSLGFPPVKADQAFNTAASFVTNTNWQSYSGEVTMGHLVQMTGLAVQNFVSAAVGIAVVAALIRGFTRRRTDRVGNFWVDLTRITVRLLLPLAFVFAIVLVAVGVVQNFHGIHEITTLLGDKQSITGGPVASQEAIKELGTNGGGFYNANSAHPFENPTGFSNLLEIYLLLVISFSLPRTFGTMVGDRRQGYAILAVMGLIWAASVALITVNELHSYSSTAGHAAGGMLEGKEQRFGIWASALFAASTTLTSTGAVNSFHDSFSPGGGGMTIFNMMLGEVAPGGTGSGLYGILILAVITVFVAGLMVGRTPEYLGKKLGAREMKFASLYILATPAVVLIGTGAAMALPGERAAMLNSGPHGFSEVLYAFTSAANNNGSAFAGIGVNTTWYNTALGLAMLFGRFLPMIFVLALAGSLAKQQPVPVTTGTLPTHRPQFVGMLSAVIVVVVGLTYFPALSLGPLAEGLH; from the coding sequence GTGAACGACACTCTCGCGGGCTGGCTCCAGATTCTCGCCCTGCTCGGGGCGCTGGCGCTCTCCTATCGTCCGCTGGGCGACTACATGGCCCGTATCCTCACCACCGCCCGCCATCTGGCGGTCGAGCGGGGCATCTACAAACTGGCCGGTGTCGACGGTGACGCCGACCAGCGCTGGCCGGTTTACCTGCGCAGCGTGCTGGCCTTCTCGGTGGTCTCGGTCCTGTTCCTGTACGGCTTCCAGCGGCTGCAGAACCACCTGCTGCTGTCGCTCGGCTTCCCGCCGGTCAAGGCGGACCAGGCGTTCAACACCGCGGCCTCCTTCGTCACCAACACCAACTGGCAGTCGTACTCCGGCGAAGTCACCATGGGCCACCTGGTCCAGATGACGGGCCTCGCGGTGCAGAACTTCGTCTCCGCGGCCGTCGGCATCGCCGTCGTGGCCGCGCTGATCCGGGGCTTCACCCGCAGGCGCACCGACCGGGTGGGCAACTTCTGGGTGGACCTGACCCGGATCACCGTCCGGCTGCTGCTGCCGCTCGCGTTCGTCTTCGCGATCGTGCTGGTCGCGGTCGGCGTGGTGCAGAACTTCCACGGCATCCACGAGATCACCACGCTGCTCGGCGACAAGCAGTCCATCACCGGCGGCCCGGTCGCCTCGCAGGAAGCCATCAAGGAACTCGGCACCAACGGCGGCGGCTTCTACAACGCCAACTCCGCCCACCCGTTCGAGAACCCGACCGGCTTCAGCAACCTGCTGGAGATCTACCTGCTGCTGGTCATCTCCTTCTCGCTGCCGCGCACCTTCGGCACGATGGTCGGCGACCGCCGCCAGGGCTACGCGATCCTGGCTGTCATGGGCCTGATCTGGGCCGCTTCGGTCGCCCTGATCACCGTCAACGAACTGCACAGCTACAGCAGCACCGCCGGCCACGCGGCCGGCGGCATGCTGGAGGGCAAGGAACAGCGGTTCGGCATCTGGGCCTCGGCCCTCTTCGCCGCGTCCACCACGCTGACCTCGACCGGCGCCGTCAACTCCTTCCACGATTCGTTCTCGCCGGGCGGCGGCGGGATGACGATCTTCAACATGATGCTCGGTGAGGTCGCGCCCGGCGGTACCGGTTCTGGGCTCTACGGCATCCTGATCCTGGCCGTCATCACGGTCTTCGTGGCCGGTCTGATGGTCGGCAGGACCCCGGAGTACCTGGGCAAGAAGCTCGGTGCCCGGGAGATGAAGTTCGCCTCGCTCTACATCCTGGCCACCCCGGCCGTGGTGCTGATCGGCACCGGCGCCGCGATGGCGCTGCCCGGCGAACGGGCCGCGATGCTCAACTCCGGCCCGCACGGCTTCTCCGAAGTGCTCTACGCCTTCACCTCGGCGGCCAACAACAACGGCTCGGCGTTCGCCGGTATCGGTGTCAACACCACCTGGTACAACACCGCGCTGGGCCTGGCGATGCTCTTCGGCCGCTTCCTGCCGATGATCTTCGTGCTGGCGCTGGCCGGCTCGCTCGCCAAGCAGCAGCCCGTCCCGGTCACCACGGGCACCCTGCCTACCCACCGACCACAGTTCGTCGGCATGCTCAGCGCCGTGATCGTCGTGGTCGTCGGCCTCACCTACTTCCCCGCACTCTCGCTGGGTCCGCTCGCGGAAGGTCTGCACTGA
- the kdpF gene encoding K(+)-transporting ATPase subunit F, whose protein sequence is MSAENIVGLIVACCLLGYLVLALIHPEKF, encoded by the coding sequence GTGAGCGCGGAGAACATCGTCGGACTCATCGTGGCCTGCTGTCTGCTCGGCTACCTCGTGCTGGCCCTGATCCACCCGGAGAAGTTCTAG
- a CDS encoding TetR/AcrR family transcriptional regulator, with product MPTDSTPRFRMSPERLAELFAAVRALLLESGYERLTFDAVAARARTSKATLYRHWGGNKSSLVMAALTHQRPALPDYAAAASLDEVFAQMARADRLPARDLRMGFMLLHTASTDPEFAIALRTEIIVPVVNELAAVFEAAADRGEIVRDTPLFQRLAHLILADLAFSPLIGGREDNAVSRQELFRTIIRPALSFIDHSDS from the coding sequence ATGCCGACGGACTCCACGCCCCGATTCCGCATGTCGCCCGAGCGTCTCGCCGAGCTGTTCGCGGCCGTACGTGCGCTGCTGCTGGAATCCGGCTACGAACGGCTCACCTTCGATGCGGTGGCGGCCCGTGCCCGAACGAGCAAGGCGACGCTGTACCGGCACTGGGGCGGCAACAAATCCAGCCTGGTCATGGCCGCTCTCACCCATCAGCGTCCGGCCCTGCCCGACTACGCCGCGGCGGCCTCACTCGACGAGGTGTTCGCGCAGATGGCCCGTGCCGATCGTCTGCCGGCCCGCGACCTGCGCATGGGGTTCATGCTGCTGCACACGGCGTCGACCGACCCCGAGTTCGCCATCGCGCTGCGCACGGAGATCATCGTGCCGGTCGTGAACGAACTGGCCGCCGTTTTCGAGGCCGCCGCCGACCGCGGCGAGATCGTCCGCGACACGCCCCTGTTCCAGCGGCTGGCCCACCTGATCCTGGCTGACCTCGCCTTCTCCCCCCTGATCGGCGGCCGGGAGGACAACGCGGTGTCCCGACAGGAGCTGTTCCGGACGATCATCCGGCCGGCACTCAGCTTCATCGATCACAGCGACAGCTAG
- a CDS encoding ketopantoate reductase family protein — translation MKLLVYGAGVLGSLFSARLYEAGHDVSLLARGERLAALRRHGVQLAEENSPAVRRVPVPVVEHPAGGYDLIAVFVRTHQVDAVLESLAGLEDDVLFLHNWAAGAQPLGAVIGHERVLLGFPAAGGTMDGDVVRHRATGFMTRRVAMPIGEPDGRTTPRLERIVEAFRTTGINARAEPRMDAWLRTHAAFEVPLGQAVHAAGGPVALAGDPDAVRGMLHLVRQNLAALPTPPVPRGFTALRTLPEGLLVAVLRRFLRSSTAVHSGLSDTSPAMAAELERLAEQLRARAKTR, via the coding sequence ATGAAACTGCTCGTGTACGGCGCCGGAGTCCTCGGCAGCCTGTTCTCCGCCCGCCTGTACGAGGCAGGGCACGACGTCTCACTCCTCGCCCGAGGCGAGCGCCTGGCCGCCCTGCGCCGGCACGGCGTGCAGCTCGCCGAGGAGAACAGCCCGGCCGTCCGGCGGGTACCGGTGCCGGTGGTCGAGCATCCGGCCGGCGGCTACGACCTGATCGCCGTCTTCGTCCGCACCCATCAGGTGGACGCGGTGCTGGAGTCACTCGCCGGTCTCGAAGACGACGTGCTGTTCCTGCACAACTGGGCGGCCGGCGCGCAGCCGCTGGGGGCGGTGATCGGTCACGAGCGGGTGCTGCTCGGCTTCCCCGCCGCCGGCGGGACGATGGACGGCGACGTGGTCCGCCACCGCGCGACCGGCTTCATGACCCGCCGGGTCGCGATGCCGATCGGTGAACCCGACGGCCGCACCACCCCGCGACTGGAACGGATCGTGGAGGCGTTCCGCACCACCGGGATCAACGCCAGGGCCGAGCCGCGGATGGATGCCTGGCTCCGGACGCACGCCGCGTTCGAAGTACCCCTCGGGCAGGCGGTGCACGCGGCGGGCGGCCCGGTGGCGCTGGCCGGTGATCCGGACGCCGTCCGCGGCATGCTCCACCTCGTACGGCAGAACCTGGCCGCCCTGCCGACGCCACCGGTCCCCCGCGGGTTCACCGCGTTGCGGACCCTCCCGGAAGGGCTGCTCGTGGCCGTACTGCGGCGCTTCCTGCGCAGCTCGACAGCCGTACACAGCGGACTCAGCGACACCTCCCCCGCGATGGCGGCCGAACTGGAACGCCTGGCAGAACAGCTGCGAGCCCGGGCGAAGACCCGGTAG
- a CDS encoding aldo/keto reductase: protein MQYIKLGTTGLDVSPIAIGAMTYGQPDRGHPVWSKGEDEARPLIRHALDAGINFFDTANLYSNGSSEEILGRALQDFADRDAVVIATKLRHPMRLGPNGRGLSRKAVMTEVDHSLRRLGTDYIDLYQIHRNDHTTPWEETLEALSDLVKAGKVRYLGASSMHAWEFAKALHLQKQNGWARFVSMQDHYNLLAREEEREMIPLALDEGVGTIIWSPLARGRLARAWDDAKSTVRSGTDGAYADMLYSPEQEASNHAIIDAVGQVADGHGVSRAQIALAWLRRQPVVTAPLVGAGSVHQIDDAVASLDVELTDDEAHALEAPYTPRYDWQGVSDEAELEAIRRRVPGMALS, encoded by the coding sequence ATGCAGTACATCAAACTCGGCACGACCGGCCTGGACGTGTCACCGATCGCGATCGGCGCGATGACCTACGGCCAGCCGGATCGCGGTCATCCGGTCTGGTCGAAGGGCGAGGACGAGGCGCGCCCGCTGATCAGGCACGCCCTCGATGCCGGGATCAACTTCTTCGACACGGCGAACCTGTACTCGAACGGTTCCAGCGAAGAGATCCTGGGACGCGCGTTGCAGGACTTCGCGGACCGCGACGCCGTGGTGATCGCCACCAAGCTGCGGCACCCGATGCGCCTGGGACCCAACGGCCGGGGTCTGTCGCGGAAAGCGGTCATGACCGAAGTCGACCACTCGCTGCGCAGGCTCGGGACCGACTACATCGACCTCTACCAGATTCACCGCAACGACCACACGACCCCGTGGGAGGAGACCCTCGAAGCCCTCAGCGACCTCGTCAAGGCCGGCAAGGTGCGCTACCTCGGCGCGTCGTCCATGCACGCCTGGGAGTTCGCCAAGGCGCTGCACCTGCAGAAGCAGAACGGCTGGGCACGGTTCGTGTCGATGCAGGACCACTACAACCTGCTCGCCCGCGAGGAGGAGCGCGAGATGATCCCGCTCGCCCTGGACGAGGGCGTCGGCACGATCATCTGGAGCCCGCTGGCCCGCGGCCGCCTCGCTCGGGCGTGGGACGACGCGAAGTCGACCGTCCGTTCAGGGACGGACGGTGCCTACGCCGACATGCTCTACTCGCCGGAGCAGGAGGCCTCGAACCACGCCATCATCGACGCGGTCGGCCAGGTCGCGGACGGCCACGGCGTGAGCCGCGCGCAGATCGCGCTCGCCTGGCTGCGCCGTCAGCCGGTCGTCACGGCCCCGCTGGTGGGAGCCGGCTCGGTCCACCAGATCGACGACGCCGTGGCTTCGCTGGACGTCGAGCTCACCGACGACGAGGCGCACGCACTGGAGGCGCCCTACACGCCGCGGTACGACTGGCAGGGCGTCTCCGACGAAGCCGAACTGGAGGCCATCCGCAGGCGCGTCCCCGGAATGGCACTGTCGTGA
- a CDS encoding TetR/AcrR family transcriptional regulator encodes MVRSDARENRARILAAAREAFTEDGATSMNQVAQRAGVGAGTLYRNFPTRESLVLAVYQDEVARIVDSAPALLAEKPPLEALRHWTSGLVAVMRRKHGLGDALSPNAYQSINEQSYGPVVAAINAILDVGKQDGSIREDADAGDFLQLSGALWRAAPGPDDRSPRMLALILDGLRARPHQ; translated from the coding sequence ATGGTTCGCTCCGACGCCCGCGAGAACCGGGCGCGCATCCTCGCCGCCGCCCGCGAGGCGTTCACCGAGGACGGCGCCACGTCGATGAACCAGGTCGCCCAGCGCGCCGGAGTCGGCGCCGGCACCCTCTATCGCAACTTCCCGACGCGGGAGTCACTGGTTCTCGCCGTGTACCAGGACGAGGTCGCGCGCATCGTCGACAGCGCGCCGGCACTGCTGGCGGAGAAGCCGCCGCTGGAAGCGCTCCGCCACTGGACAAGCGGGCTTGTCGCGGTCATGCGCAGGAAGCACGGGCTCGGCGACGCGCTCAGCCCCAACGCGTACCAGTCGATCAACGAACAGTCCTACGGGCCCGTCGTCGCCGCGATCAACGCGATTCTCGACGTCGGCAAGCAGGACGGAAGCATCCGGGAGGACGCCGACGCCGGCGACTTCCTTCAACTCTCCGGCGCGCTCTGGCGGGCCGCCCCCGGGCCGGACGACCGCTCACCCCGCATGCTCGCCCTCATCCTCGACGGACTCCGCGCACGACCTCATCAGTAG
- a CDS encoding SDR family oxidoreductase translates to MTTFENGSGTQELEGKRALVTGGSRGIGAAVVRQLLDAGAEVLTTARSATSTVPEGATFVAADVRTRAGAERLAAAAQEVLGAVDILVHNAGGARPHEGALAIPDEEWQNALDLNFLASVRLDSLLVPGMRERRSGTIVHVSSAAVLTPIGPFLHYTTAKAALENYSRGLALELAPSGIRVNTVAPGRTATPGGVATREQWAEVSARVDAAPAEINAGDSTPLGRDGRPEDIAHAVLFLVSDRASWLTGRNLIVDGGEFPMR, encoded by the coding sequence ATGACCACATTCGAGAACGGATCGGGAACGCAGGAACTCGAGGGAAAGCGGGCTCTTGTCACGGGCGGTTCTCGCGGAATCGGGGCTGCCGTCGTACGCCAACTCCTGGACGCGGGCGCCGAGGTGCTCACGACCGCCAGGTCGGCGACGAGCACGGTGCCGGAAGGGGCCACCTTCGTGGCGGCCGACGTGCGGACGCGGGCCGGAGCGGAGAGGCTCGCCGCGGCCGCGCAGGAAGTGCTCGGCGCGGTGGACATCCTGGTCCACAACGCGGGTGGGGCGCGACCTCACGAAGGCGCCCTGGCCATCCCCGACGAGGAGTGGCAGAACGCGCTGGACCTGAACTTCCTGGCGTCGGTGCGGCTCGACTCGCTGCTCGTACCGGGGATGCGGGAACGGCGTTCGGGAACGATCGTGCATGTCTCGTCAGCCGCGGTCCTCACCCCGATAGGACCGTTCCTGCACTACACCACGGCGAAGGCGGCGCTGGAGAACTACAGCCGGGGACTTGCCCTGGAGCTGGCCCCGTCCGGAATCCGCGTCAACACCGTGGCCCCCGGCAGAACCGCCACCCCCGGCGGCGTAGCGACGCGGGAGCAGTGGGCGGAGGTATCCGCGCGCGTGGACGCGGCGCCGGCTGAGATCAACGCCGGCGACAGCACGCCGCTGGGGCGCGATGGCCGGCCCGAGGACATCGCCCACGCGGTGCTGTTCCTCGTGTCCGACCGGGCGAGCTGGCTGACCGGGCGGAATCTCATCGTGGACGGCGGAGAATTCCCCATGCGCTGA
- a CDS encoding LysR family transcriptional regulator → MSLRQYEYALAVAEEGSVTAAAEVLHVAQPSVSQQIRGLERELGVELFARTPTGLVPTVVGRAFLREAEVAVRAARRARATARAGADDLVGELVVSAQMGFGTRQLPGALGALRRRFRRLEVSVFEEPSSAELDRLCRRGVLDLALMAACERSPADAHHLGDEEFVVVLGAGHRQLAADRVELRELEGEPWVRFDRDSALDGVLLDVLRDNGLTPTTAARVSQTATAVRWAAHGLGVTLVPASAVPHGYEHLVRPVFPVVSQPVIAVVRQGAGPAETALLEFLRQETWSDSASFSPIS, encoded by the coding sequence GTGAGTCTTCGTCAGTATGAGTACGCCCTGGCCGTTGCCGAGGAGGGCTCGGTGACGGCGGCGGCGGAGGTGCTGCACGTCGCTCAACCGTCGGTGTCCCAGCAGATCCGCGGTCTGGAGCGGGAACTCGGCGTGGAACTGTTCGCCCGTACGCCGACCGGGCTGGTGCCCACCGTGGTCGGCCGCGCGTTCCTGCGGGAGGCGGAGGTCGCGGTGAGGGCGGCGCGGCGGGCGAGGGCGACGGCGCGGGCCGGTGCCGATGACCTGGTGGGTGAGCTGGTGGTCTCGGCGCAGATGGGTTTTGGCACGCGGCAGCTGCCGGGCGCGCTGGGTGCGCTGCGGCGCCGCTTCCGGCGGCTGGAGGTCAGCGTCTTCGAGGAGCCGAGCTCCGCCGAGCTGGATCGGCTGTGCCGCCGTGGCGTGCTGGACCTGGCCCTGATGGCGGCGTGCGAGCGGAGCCCCGCCGACGCCCATCACCTCGGCGACGAGGAGTTCGTCGTGGTGCTGGGCGCCGGGCATCGTCAACTGGCCGCGGACCGGGTCGAGTTGCGCGAGCTGGAGGGGGAGCCGTGGGTGAGGTTCGACCGCGACAGCGCGCTCGACGGTGTGCTGCTGGACGTGCTGCGGGACAACGGTCTGACCCCGACCACGGCTGCCCGTGTGTCACAGACGGCGACGGCCGTACGCTGGGCCGCCCACGGCCTGGGGGTGACGCTCGTCCCGGCCTCCGCGGTGCCTCACGGGTACGAGCACCTCGTTCGTCCGGTGTTCCCGGTCGTGTCCCAGCCCGTCATCGCCGTTGTCCGACAGGGCGCGGGCCCGGCGGAGACGGCCCTGCTCGAATTCCTGCGACAGGAAACCTGGTCCGATTCCGCTTCCTTCTCGCCGATTTCCTGA
- a CDS encoding TetR/AcrR family transcriptional regulator codes for MPAAGTSTKSDERRRAIMAAAVDCFAQKGFYGTTTHEIAERVGISQPYLYRLYPNKQALFAAAVDHVSVVMAESLVPPEPAPGAGGAGPTGEAALDAARRAYAALVADRAILRFLMHANCAAGEPLVAQAVRRCYAKQVDTVRQLLGDDAAVRHWFGAGMLDNVVAVLGLADIDEPWAHVLTAR; via the coding sequence ATGCCTGCCGCCGGTACGAGCACGAAGAGCGACGAGCGACGCCGGGCCATCATGGCCGCCGCCGTCGACTGCTTCGCGCAAAAGGGGTTCTACGGTACGACGACGCACGAGATCGCCGAGCGGGTCGGCATCTCACAGCCGTATCTCTACCGCCTGTACCCCAACAAGCAGGCGCTGTTCGCGGCGGCGGTCGACCATGTGTCCGTGGTCATGGCCGAAAGCCTGGTCCCACCCGAGCCCGCGCCCGGGGCCGGTGGGGCCGGGCCGACGGGCGAAGCGGCGTTGGACGCGGCGCGCCGCGCCTACGCCGCGCTCGTCGCGGACCGGGCGATCCTGCGTTTCCTCATGCACGCCAACTGCGCCGCCGGCGAGCCGCTGGTGGCGCAGGCCGTGCGCCGCTGCTACGCCAAGCAGGTCGACACCGTACGGCAGCTGCTGGGCGACGACGCCGCCGTGCGGCACTGGTTCGGCGCCGGAATGCTCGACAACGTGGTCGCCGTCCTGGGCCTCGCCGACATCGACGAGCCATGGGCACACGTCCTCACCGCCCGATGA
- a CDS encoding nuclear transport factor 2 family protein, producing the protein MTVKEDNADRRAAAQHTVAEHLRLTAAGHTEEWVRLFAPDAVLEFPFAPAGVPRRVAGRDALLAHMKNFPETFDVEFVGLEFHETVDPSLVIAEFRSTGTALPTGKPYEQTCVSVVRTDDDARITHYLDYWNPLVAIEALTPDDVPSDTDHSVTFGG; encoded by the coding sequence GTGACAGTCAAGGAAGACAACGCAGACCGCCGTGCCGCTGCCCAGCACACCGTGGCCGAGCACCTGCGCCTCACCGCCGCTGGGCACACCGAGGAGTGGGTGCGGCTCTTCGCCCCCGACGCGGTCCTGGAGTTTCCGTTCGCGCCGGCCGGCGTGCCCCGGCGGGTAGCGGGGCGGGACGCCCTGCTCGCGCACATGAAGAACTTTCCCGAGACCTTTGACGTGGAGTTCGTCGGCCTGGAGTTCCACGAGACGGTCGATCCGAGCCTCGTGATCGCCGAATTCCGCTCGACGGGCACCGCCCTGCCGACCGGCAAGCCGTACGAGCAGACGTGCGTATCCGTCGTCCGGACCGATGACGACGCGCGCATCACCCACTACCTGGACTACTGGAACCCGCTGGTGGCCATCGAGGCGCTCACCCCCGACGACGTGCCGTCCGACACCGACCACAGCGTGACGTTTGGCGGCTGA